From a single Vanacampus margaritifer isolate UIUO_Vmar chromosome 15, RoL_Vmar_1.0, whole genome shotgun sequence genomic region:
- the cldn15a gene encoding claudin-15a, with amino-acid sequence MHLFIYFLCFIDFDSLNLFFFFFKDIVESSCDHWTLREPINTCCVSGVLSSSRYACECVLKWAEKAGDINPRLCRAFIFGERSILLLPSHRSQCFDSPSRRPDVASSSPLLDLEGGRGSIMDPIVEVVALFLGFLGWVMVGVALPNRYWKTSTVDGNVITTSTIYENLWMSCATDSTGVHNCREFPSLLALNGYIQASRALMITSVVMGAFGLLAALVGVQCSKAGGDNYVLKGRIAGAAGVLFILQGLCTMVAVSWYAFNITQEFFDPFFPGTRYEIGEGLYIGWCSAVLAIAGGACLMCSCRMGSEEKYPLPHQSRGTVYSGPARTRSVAASTYGRNAYV; translated from the exons atgcatttatttatttattttttatgctttattgactttgattcattaaatttgttcttttttttttttaaggacataGTGGAGAGCTCGTGTGACCATTGGACTTTGCGTGAGCCGATAAACACCTGTTGCGTTTCGGGGGTGTTAAGTAGTAGCAGatatgcgtgtgagtgtgtgttgaaGTGGGCGGAGAAAGCAGGTGATATAAATCCACGACTTTGCCGAGCGTTCATATTTGGCGAGCGTTCCATACTTCTACTCCCAAGCCATCGCAGCCAATGCTTTGATTCGCCTTCCCGACGTCCGGACGTCGCTTCCAGCTCGCCGCTTTTGGACCTTGAGGGTGGTAGGGGTTCAATCATGGATCCGATTGTGGAAGTGGTGGCGTTGTTTCTGGGCTTCCTCGGCTGGGTGATGGTCGGGGTGGCGCTGCCCAACCGCTACTGGAAGACGTCCACGGTGGACGGCAACGTCATCACCACGTCCACCATCTACGAGAACCTCTGGATGTCCTGCGCCACCGACTCCACTGGGGTCCACAACTGCCGGGAGTTTCCGTCCCTGCTCGCTTTGAACG GTTACATCCAGGCGTCCCGCGCCCTCATGATCACTTCGGTGGTGATGGGCGCCTTCGGCCTGTTGGCGGCGCTGGTGGGCGTGCAGTGCTCCAAGGCGGGCGGCGACAACTACGTGCTCAAGGGCCGGATCGCGGGCGCCGCCGGCGTACTTTTTATCCTTCAAG GTTTGTGCACAATGGTGGCAGTGTCATGGTACGCCTTCAACATCACCCAGGAATTTTTCGACCCGTTCTTTCCCGGTACAAG GTACGAAATCGGCGAGGGGCTCTACATCGGGTGGTGCTCGGCCGTGCTCGCCATAGCCGGCGGGGCGTGTCTCATGTGCTCCTGCAGGATGGGTTCGGAGGAGAAGTA CCCTTTGCCTCATCAAAGCAGGGGTACTGTTTATTCTGGACCGGCTCGGACCAGGAGTGTAGCTGCCAGCACTTATGGCCGAAATGCGTACGTTTGA
- the dnajc3b gene encoding dnaJ homolog subfamily C member 3b: protein MDWGRLTGFSGVLCSLSLICVILDLHLDGVLGATRGEIEHHLEMGRKLLAAGQLAEALSHYHSAVELDSKNYLTYYKRAAVFLAMGKSRSALPDLTRAIQLKHDFLAARLQRGNILLKQGNAQEARDDFEAVLRPSPENTDAQEQLARAEDLEMLQEDARAEYHRGNYGGAVSLLERVIEISPWDPEMRELRADCYLRTGDPQKAIQDLAPATRLRSDNRAAFLKLSLLHYSLGEHHESLNQARECLKLDQDDKDCLGHYRQVKKLSKQLDSAEELVQVERYRDAIEKYEGVMMAEPHVLYYTNLAKERICFCLVKVKSTTEAIDVCSEAHQSDPRNAKILRDRAEAFILHQDYEKAVDDYQEAQEFDGDSNDIREGLERARKLLKISRKRDYYKILGVSRTANKQEIIKAYRKLAQQWHPDNFQSEVEKKEAEKKFIDIASAKEVLTDPEMRQKFDAGEDPLDPENQQQQGGGHNGHAWPFPFNPFESGGSFHFKFQ from the exons ATGGACTGGGGACGCCTGACTGGATTTAGCGGGGTCTTGTGCTCCTTGTCCCTGATCTGTGTCATCCTGGATCTACATCTGGACG GGGTCTTGGGTGCGACTCGCGGCGAGATCGAACATCACTTGGAGATGGGCCGTAAACTTTTGGCAGCCGGTCAGCTGGCTGAAGCCTTGTCCCATTACCACTCTGCTGTGG AGCTGGATTCGAAAAACTACCTGACATACTACAAACGCGCCGCCGTGTTCCTGGCCATGGGCAAGTCCCGATCGGCCCTCCCCGATCTGACCAGGGCCATTCAACTCAAGCATGACTTCCTCGCT GCCCGACTCCAGAGGGGGAACATCCTTCTAAAACAAGGCAATGCACAAGAGGCCCGTGACGACTTTGAAGCAGTG CTCCGGCCGTCTCCAGAGAATACGGATGCACAGGAGCAGCTGGCAAGAGCCGAAGACCTGGAAATGCTGCAGGAGGATGCCAGGGCAGAATACCACCGGGGCAACTACGGCGGCGCCGTCTCACTGCTGGAGCGAGTTATTGAG ATCTCACCGTGGGATCCCGAGATGCGGGAGCTTCGCGCCGACTGCTACCTTCGCACCGGGGACCCGCAGAAGGCCATCCAGGACCtggcgcccgccacccggctGCGCAGCGACAACCGCGCCGCTTTCCTCAAGCTCAGCCTGCTGCATTACAGCCTGGGGGAGCACCACGAGTCTCTTAA CCAAGCCCGAGAGTGTTTGAAGCTAGACCAGGATGACAAGGATTGTCTGGGCCACTATAGGCAAGTGAAGAAGCTCAGCAAGCAGCTGGACTCGGCCGAGGAGCTCGTCCAGGTGGAAAG GTACCGTGACGCCATTGAGAAATACGAGGGCGTGATGATGGCGGAGCCACACGTACTGTACTACACCAACCTGGCAAAAGAGAGGATCTGCTTCTGTCTCGTCAAG GTCAAGTCAACCACGGAGGCCATCGACGTGTGTTCGGAGGCGCATCAGAGTGACCCTCGCAACGCCAAGATCCTGCGCGACCGCGCCGAGGCCTTCATCCTCCACCAGGATTATGAAAAAG CCGTGGATGACTACCAGGAGGCGCAGGAGTTTGACGGCGACAGCAACGACATCCGAGAAGGGCTTGAGCGAGCTCGGAAGCTGCTGAAGATCTCCCGAAAGAGAGACTACTACAAGATACTCGGAGTGAGCCG GACGGCCAACAAGCAGGAGATCATCAAGGCGTACAGGAAGTTGGCGCAGCAGTGGCACCCTGACAACTTCCAATCAGAGGTGGAGAAGAAGGAGGCGGAGAAGAAGTTCATTGACATCGCGTCGGCTAAGGAAGTCCTCACCGATCCAG AAATGAGACAGAAGTTTGACGCAGGTGAGGATCCGTTGGATCCGGAAAACCAGCAGCAGCAGGGCGGCGGTCACAATGGCCACGCCTGGCCTTTTCCCTTCAACCCCTTTGAGTCGGGAGGAAGCTTCCACTTTAAATTCCAGTAG
- the naa38 gene encoding N-alpha-acetyltransferase 38, NatC auxiliary subunit — protein MATIEENGPSTHERDLSSSSQARQKLQGLLNKNMRIRMTDGRTLVGLFLCTDRDCNIILGSAQEFLKSKDTFSQGEPRVLGLAMIPGHHVVSIEAEADILDDTQPYGVNH, from the exons ATGGCAACAATCGAGGAAAACGGACCGTCTACTCAT GAACGTGACTTGTCATCATCATCCCAGGCGAGGCAGAAACTCCAGGGCCTCTTGAACAAGAACATGAGGATCCGCATGACTGACGGCCGGACCTTGGTGGGCCTTTTCCTCTGCACGGACCGAGACTGTAACATAATCCTCGGGTCGGCTCAGGAGTTCCTCAAATCCAAAG ACACTTTCTCTCAGGGGGAACCCCGAGTTCTGGGCCTGGCCATGATCCCGGGTCACCATGTGGTGTCCATCGAGGCCGAAGCGGACATTCTGGACGACACGCAACCATACGGCGTGAACCACTAG